The following are encoded in a window of Cyanobacteria bacterium GSL.Bin1 genomic DNA:
- the ald gene encoding alanine dehydrogenase, with product MEIGVPKETKDQEYRVGLSPSSVRSLCERKHHVFVETQAGVGAGFTDEDYQDAGATIVVEAKAAWNRELVVKVKEPLPAEYTYLQKNQLLFTYLHLAADRTLTEALIDSGITAIAYETVELPSGKLPLLNPMSIIAGRLSVQFGAHYLEKQQGGRGVLLGGFPGVRSGRVVILGGGVVGTEAARMAVGIGAQVQILDVNVERLAELENLFGSRIELLYSNSSQIETVVPEADLLIGAVLTTGKRAPKLVTRQLVQQMRTGSVIVDVAVDQGGCVETLQATSHSHPTYTEEGVVHFGVPNMPGAVPWTATQALNNSTLPYVIQLADQGLAALKTNPILGKGLNVQQQQLVHPAVQEVFPDLV from the coding sequence ATGGAAATCGGCGTTCCCAAAGAAACCAAAGACCAAGAATATCGCGTTGGGTTAAGCCCTAGTAGTGTTCGTAGTTTGTGCGAAAGGAAGCATCACGTTTTTGTTGAAACCCAAGCTGGAGTGGGAGCGGGTTTTACGGATGAAGATTATCAAGACGCTGGGGCGACAATTGTTGTCGAGGCAAAAGCCGCCTGGAATCGGGAGCTCGTCGTGAAAGTGAAAGAACCGCTTCCTGCTGAATACACCTATTTACAAAAAAATCAACTATTATTTACTTATCTTCACCTGGCGGCGGATCGGACGTTAACAGAAGCTTTAATTGATTCGGGGATTACTGCGATCGCCTATGAAACGGTGGAACTTCCAAGTGGCAAATTGCCCCTTCTCAATCCGATGAGTATTATCGCGGGACGATTGTCCGTTCAATTTGGAGCCCATTATCTGGAAAAACAACAGGGCGGACGCGGTGTTTTACTCGGTGGCTTTCCCGGCGTGCGTTCCGGGCGAGTGGTCATTCTCGGGGGCGGCGTCGTCGGAACAGAAGCGGCTCGCATGGCAGTGGGAATCGGTGCGCAAGTCCAAATCCTGGATGTCAACGTGGAACGCTTAGCAGAACTGGAAAACCTTTTTGGATCCCGCATCGAACTCCTCTATAGCAATTCCTCACAAATTGAAACGGTGGTTCCAGAAGCGGATTTGCTCATTGGTGCCGTGCTCACTACTGGAAAACGCGCCCCCAAGTTGGTGACGCGTCAATTAGTGCAACAAATGCGTACCGGTAGTGTGATTGTCGATGTCGCCGTCGATCAAGGGGGTTGTGTGGAAACATTACAAGCAACGTCTCATAGCCATCCCACTTATACCGAAGAAGGCGTCGTTCACTTTGGGGTTCCGAATATGCCTGGCGCTGTGCCATGGACCGCGACGCAAGCTTTAAACAACAGCACCCTTCCTTATGTCATCCAACTGGCGGATCAAGGCTTAGCCGCACTGAAAACCAATCCCATTCTCGGTAAAGGGTTGAATGTTCAGCAGCAGCAACTCGTCCATCCAGCAGTGCAAGAAGTCTTTCCAGATTTAGTGTAA